In a genomic window of Pelotomaculum thermopropionicum SI:
- the IclR gene encoding transcriptional regulator: MVRTVGGKKAAKERHTIQSLERAIMILEYLRRGPTSLSELSRELGLHKSTVFGLLQTLAWHNYVHQEEKTGQYSLGYRVLALGSAYLENCDLRKVAVPYLRQLVDEYGETVHLVIMDDGQVVYVDKIDSPQSIRMVSRIGRRLPAHCTGVGKAMLAFLPEEKVKLIVEKHGLPGFTPNTITTWERLVEELARIRKEGVSFDREEIEEGLCCVAAPVIGYYRQPIGAISVSGPKLRMTEEKMSLIAGSLKEIAAEISRQMGKIF; encoded by the coding sequence ATGGTAAGAACTGTAGGCGGGAAAAAAGCAGCGAAGGAAAGGCATACCATCCAGTCGCTGGAAAGGGCCATTATGATTCTGGAGTACCTCCGCAGGGGGCCGACTTCCCTTTCGGAGCTGAGCCGCGAGCTGGGGTTACATAAGAGCACCGTCTTCGGCCTTTTGCAGACGCTGGCCTGGCATAACTACGTGCACCAGGAGGAAAAAACCGGCCAGTATTCGCTCGGCTACCGGGTGCTGGCCCTGGGCAGCGCTTATCTGGAGAACTGCGACCTGCGCAAGGTAGCCGTGCCGTACTTGCGCCAACTGGTTGACGAGTACGGGGAAACCGTCCACCTGGTGATCATGGACGACGGCCAGGTGGTCTACGTGGATAAGATTGACAGCCCGCAGTCTATCCGCATGGTTTCGCGCATCGGGAGGCGCCTGCCCGCCCACTGCACCGGCGTGGGCAAGGCCATGCTGGCGTTTCTGCCGGAGGAGAAGGTGAAGCTTATAGTTGAAAAGCACGGGCTGCCCGGATTTACCCCCAACACCATCACCACGTGGGAAAGACTGGTTGAAGAACTGGCGCGAATCCGGAAGGAAGGGGTGTCTTTCGACCGGGAGGAGATTGAGGAGGGCCTTTGCTGCGTTGCCGCTCCTGTTATCGGCTACTACCGCCAGCCAATTGGCGCAATCAGCGTCTCCGGGCCGAAGCTGCGGATGACCGAGGAGAAGATGTCGCTTATAGCCGGATCGCTAAAAGAAATAGCGGCTGAAATTTCCCGGCAGATGGGCAAAATTTTTTAA
- a CDS encoding hypothetical protein (containing ferredoxin (COG1146)): protein MRTVTMYPVVDAEKCRGCKICERVCPVLSIKVEAKKAAVALEHCLGCANCEQRCPETAITMVRLEQPRLVRQAMDGLDQDAVAGLCRKARLNPKQIICYCTATRAEEAAAAILAGARSPEDVSRMTGVRSGCKVECIQPVLRLLRAAGIVPERPAKGYQWYGLTPTAWDIPEEVKKKYGKRGFYFDEDRKVLELVVAADERSEG, encoded by the coding sequence ATGCGCACTGTAACAATGTACCCTGTGGTTGATGCGGAAAAGTGCAGAGGCTGTAAAATATGTGAACGGGTGTGCCCGGTGCTGTCCATAAAGGTTGAAGCAAAGAAGGCGGCGGTTGCTCTGGAACACTGCCTGGGGTGCGCCAATTGCGAGCAGCGCTGTCCGGAAACGGCCATCACCATGGTCCGCCTGGAGCAGCCGCGCCTTGTGCGGCAGGCAATGGACGGGCTGGACCAGGATGCCGTGGCCGGCCTCTGCCGGAAGGCGCGCTTGAACCCCAAGCAAATTATTTGTTACTGCACCGCCACCAGGGCAGAGGAAGCGGCTGCTGCCATTCTGGCGGGAGCCAGGTCGCCGGAGGATGTTTCCCGGATGACCGGGGTGCGCTCCGGGTGCAAGGTGGAATGCATCCAGCCGGTTCTCAGGCTTCTGCGGGCAGCCGGTATTGTTCCCGAGCGCCCGGCCAAAGGGTACCAGTGGTACGGCCTTACGCCGACGGCCTGGGATATTCCCGAGGAGGTCAAGAAAAAATACGGCAAGCGGGGCTTTTATTTTGACGAGGACAGGAAAGTGCTGGAGCTTGTCGTGGCTGCTGATGAGAGGAGTGAAGGATGA
- the NadC gene encoding nicotinate-nucleotide pyrophosphorylase, whose translation MARHIFPDDLRWSIFRDMEKEVFRAEIISTRPTVAAGLDEAVQEAANLELQVQVMVQEGEVVLPGSPILVLAGAPVNLAVAEDRVPGWIGKASGVAAAARFFKTALAGKLQVVCGGWKKLPLPWRTVLRRAVSLGGLATRIAEPPFLYIDKNYIRMFGGIEAALKAVAHLPGKKAVQLRGERGGIAAEAEEAVTGGAHILMADTGRFEDAARLSEFLRERGWREKVQLAFSGGITVRDLPLLLEMDLDIIDVGRAVLDAPMADLRFEVRGRA comes from the coding sequence GTGGCCAGGCACATTTTTCCCGATGACCTGCGCTGGTCGATTTTCCGGGACATGGAGAAAGAGGTTTTCCGGGCGGAGATTATTTCCACCCGGCCCACGGTGGCGGCCGGTCTTGACGAGGCGGTGCAGGAGGCGGCTAACCTTGAGCTCCAGGTGCAGGTTATGGTGCAGGAGGGAGAGGTGGTGCTGCCCGGTTCTCCTATCCTGGTGCTGGCAGGAGCGCCGGTTAATCTGGCCGTGGCCGAAGACAGGGTGCCCGGCTGGATTGGCAAGGCATCGGGCGTGGCTGCTGCGGCCCGCTTTTTCAAAACGGCGCTGGCCGGCAAACTTCAGGTAGTCTGCGGGGGATGGAAAAAGCTTCCGCTGCCCTGGCGCACGGTGCTGCGCCGGGCCGTCTCCCTGGGCGGGCTTGCCACCCGCATTGCGGAGCCGCCCTTTCTGTACATCGATAAAAATTACATCCGTATGTTCGGCGGAATTGAAGCCGCTTTAAAGGCAGTGGCCCATCTGCCGGGCAAAAAAGCGGTACAGCTCAGGGGCGAGCGGGGCGGCATTGCCGCCGAAGCCGAAGAGGCGGTGACGGGAGGCGCACACATTTTAATGGCCGATACCGGGAGGTTTGAAGACGCCGCCAGGTTGAGCGAATTTCTCCGCGAACGGGGCTGGCGGGAGAAAGTGCAACTGGCCTTTTCCGGCGGGATAACCGTTCGCGACCTGCCCCTGCTGCTGGAGATGGACCTGGATATAATTGATGTCGGGCGGGCCGTGCTGGATGCACCAATGGCCGATTTGCGCTTTGAGGTGCGCGGGAGGGCTTGA
- a CDS encoding 2-keto-4-pentenoate hydratase → MVEKRIEEWAKRLLKAEETCVPVEPLTEEWPAVDIPAAYAIQLKVLELKRAAGRKVIGMKIGLTSKAMQQMLGVHEPDYGHVLDSMVLLEGEPVRLSGLIQPKVEAEIAFVLRDRLCGPGVHAADVLRASAGVMPSLEIIDSRIKDWKIKIQDTIADNASAAAIILGGALVPVQGLDLRLVGLTLEKDGHVFATATGAAVLGHPAAAVAWLANAIAPYGLSLEPGMVVLSGSLTQAVTVEPGTVIHATFDRLGAVSVKFIE, encoded by the coding sequence TTGGTTGAAAAAAGAATTGAAGAATGGGCAAAGCGCCTTTTGAAGGCCGAGGAAACCTGCGTGCCCGTCGAGCCGCTTACCGAGGAGTGGCCTGCAGTGGACATACCTGCCGCCTACGCCATTCAGCTAAAGGTACTGGAGCTGAAGCGGGCCGCCGGGCGGAAGGTAATAGGGATGAAGATCGGGTTGACCAGCAAGGCCATGCAGCAGATGCTGGGGGTGCACGAGCCGGACTACGGGCACGTGCTGGATTCAATGGTTTTGCTGGAAGGGGAGCCGGTGCGCCTGTCCGGCCTGATCCAGCCCAAAGTCGAGGCCGAGATTGCTTTTGTGCTGCGGGACCGGCTGTGCGGGCCGGGGGTGCACGCGGCGGATGTGCTGAGGGCTTCTGCCGGCGTAATGCCTTCGCTGGAAATCATAGATAGCCGTATTAAGGACTGGAAAATAAAGATTCAGGACACCATTGCCGATAACGCTTCGGCCGCGGCAATAATCCTGGGTGGCGCTCTGGTGCCCGTACAAGGGCTGGATTTGCGTTTAGTTGGACTGACGCTGGAAAAAGACGGCCATGTTTTTGCCACGGCAACGGGCGCTGCGGTGCTGGGGCACCCGGCGGCGGCGGTGGCCTGGCTGGCCAATGCTATTGCCCCTTACGGCCTGAGCCTGGAACCGGGCATGGTGGTGCTTTCCGGTTCTTTAACCCAGGCGGTAACGGTGGAGCCCGGAACGGTTATCCATGCAACTTTTGATCGCCTTGGCGCAGTCTCCGTCAAGTTTATAGAATAG
- the MhpF gene encoding acetaldehydede hydrogenase (acetylating): MKKVKAAIIGPGNIGTDLMYKLLRSNYIEIALMVGIYPQSEGLARARSLGIETSHEGIGAVLREPDIKIVFDATAAKPHLKHAPLLREAGKIAIDLTPAAVGPYMVPVVNIDEHLEADNVNMVTCGGQATVPIVAAINRVAGVRYAEIVASLASKSAGPGTRQNIDEFTETTARALEVVGGAGKGKAIIILNPAEPPIMMHNTIYTLVENPDEELIKSAVFEMVKRIQEYVPGYRLQVEPLVEGNKVTTIIEVTGAGDYLPPYAGNLDIMTSAAARAGELMAMRLLGVYKPERGDSCA; encoded by the coding sequence TTGAAAAAAGTTAAGGCAGCCATTATCGGACCGGGCAACATCGGCACCGACTTAATGTACAAGCTCTTGCGCAGCAACTACATAGAGATAGCCTTGATGGTTGGGATTTACCCTCAGTCGGAAGGGCTGGCCAGGGCCAGGTCGCTGGGGATTGAGACTTCACATGAAGGAATCGGTGCGGTTTTAAGGGAGCCGGACATAAAAATAGTTTTTGACGCAACGGCGGCCAAACCTCACCTTAAACACGCACCTTTGCTGCGCGAGGCGGGCAAGATTGCCATCGATCTCACTCCTGCGGCGGTGGGACCTTACATGGTGCCGGTTGTCAATATTGATGAACACCTGGAAGCCGATAACGTGAACATGGTTACCTGCGGCGGCCAGGCTACCGTACCGATTGTGGCTGCCATCAACCGGGTGGCCGGGGTGCGCTACGCAGAAATTGTCGCCTCGCTGGCCAGCAAAAGCGCGGGGCCCGGAACCCGCCAGAATATCGACGAGTTTACCGAGACCACGGCAAGGGCCCTGGAGGTGGTGGGAGGCGCCGGCAAAGGTAAAGCAATCATCATTCTTAATCCGGCCGAGCCCCCGATCATGATGCACAACACTATTTACACTCTGGTCGAGAACCCGGATGAAGAATTAATTAAAAGCGCCGTTTTTGAGATGGTAAAGCGCATTCAGGAATACGTGCCGGGGTACCGCCTGCAGGTGGAGCCCCTGGTAGAAGGAAACAAGGTAACTACAATCATAGAGGTGACCGGCGCCGGGGACTACCTGCCGCCTTACGCAGGCAACCTGGACATTATGACTTCGGCCGCCGCCAGGGCGGGAGAATTGATGGCCATGCGGCTGCTGGGCGTTTATAAGCCGGAGAGGGGTGATAGCTGTGCCTGA
- the LeuA gene encoding isopropylmalate/homocitrate/citramalate synthases: MIAVPEIRIMDTTLRDGMHAMAHQFTPEQMAQVAAALDEAGVDVIEVTHGDGLAGSSFQYGFAAATDEEYLEAVAPVLKKAKLAALILPGIGTCRDMRMAVQAGVKVFRIATHVTEADISEEHMGLAKEMGAEVVGFLMMSHTVGKEKIAEQAKLMESYGADVVYMVDSAGAMIPPEVTEKIGYLKEVLNIPVGFHAHNNLGLAVGNTLAAVAAGATAVDGTLRGLGAGAGNTSTEVLVAALKKAGYQVGVDLYKIMDAATVLEPMMRRPQVIDNASIILGYAGVYSSFLLHTYRAAERFGLDPRDILMELGRRKVVGGQEDYIVDVAYEMSRNKSRAV, from the coding sequence GTGATAGCTGTGCCTGAAATCAGAATAATGGATACCACCTTGCGCGACGGGATGCACGCCATGGCCCACCAGTTCACCCCGGAGCAAATGGCTCAGGTGGCGGCAGCCCTGGACGAAGCCGGCGTTGACGTAATTGAGGTTACCCACGGCGACGGGCTTGCCGGGTCGTCGTTCCAGTACGGCTTTGCCGCGGCCACCGACGAGGAATATTTAGAGGCTGTGGCGCCGGTGCTGAAAAAAGCCAAGCTGGCCGCCCTGATCCTGCCCGGCATTGGCACCTGCAGGGACATGCGCATGGCCGTCCAGGCCGGAGTAAAGGTTTTCCGCATTGCCACCCATGTTACCGAAGCGGACATATCGGAGGAGCATATGGGCCTGGCCAAAGAAATGGGGGCCGAGGTGGTCGGCTTTCTGATGATGTCCCATACGGTTGGAAAAGAAAAAATTGCCGAACAGGCTAAACTTATGGAAAGTTACGGGGCGGACGTGGTCTACATGGTGGATTCGGCAGGGGCCATGATCCCGCCGGAAGTAACGGAAAAGATTGGCTATTTAAAGGAAGTTCTCAATATTCCGGTGGGCTTCCACGCCCATAACAACCTGGGCCTGGCCGTGGGCAACACCCTGGCCGCGGTGGCCGCCGGGGCGACGGCGGTGGACGGGACGCTGCGCGGCCTGGGGGCCGGGGCCGGCAATACCAGCACGGAGGTCCTGGTGGCGGCCCTCAAGAAAGCCGGTTACCAGGTGGGTGTTGACCTGTACAAAATAATGGATGCGGCAACGGTGCTGGAACCGATGATGCGCCGGCCGCAGGTAATAGACAACGCCTCGATCATTCTGGGCTATGCAGGCGTTTATTCCAGCTTTCTTTTGCATACCTACAGGGCGGCCGAAAGGTTCGGCCTGGACCCGCGGGACATTTTAATGGAACTCGGCCGCCGCAAGGTGGTTGGAGGACAGGAGGACTATATTGTAGACGTGGCCTACGAAATGTCCAGGAATAAGTCCCGGGCAGTCTAA
- the EutG gene encoding alcohol dehydrogenase (class IV), giving the protein MFPTLKVVQYYTPQKKVFGVNAVDNIGVYLKEMGLSGKAIIITDPGIAAAGLPERLIKALEKEGFKAAVYDQGKPEPDDISCDQAAEFARKEKGDFVIGFGGGSSIDIAKVVAQLLVLPGVTDDYLINTTFPKKGAPIIAVPTTSGTGTECTMYSVITFAKDGIKGFFGTPTILPDMALVDPTLTISMPPGVTASTGIDALSHAIETMMARQENPFTDAVAIKAIELIAEALPVAVYEGDNLEARVKMSYGSMMAGIAFQDPGIVEGHALAHTLGSVYHVPHGVGCAIALPYAMEYNMGHCMEKLARIAVAMGQNTAGMSVRQAAQTAVFAVKQLIEDVKLPITWAKYGKKEDIPKLTDMMVESPWITAFYGWSKRKMTREAALELLTRSYEGRLGEALY; this is encoded by the coding sequence GTGTTTCCAACACTGAAGGTAGTCCAGTACTATACGCCACAAAAGAAGGTCTTTGGTGTAAATGCGGTGGATAACATTGGCGTTTACCTCAAGGAAATGGGATTGAGCGGAAAGGCTATAATCATCACCGACCCCGGTATTGCAGCGGCCGGCCTGCCCGAAAGGTTAATAAAAGCCCTTGAAAAAGAAGGTTTTAAAGCTGCGGTGTACGATCAGGGCAAGCCCGAACCTGACGATATTTCGTGCGATCAGGCTGCAGAATTTGCCCGCAAGGAAAAGGGCGATTTTGTAATAGGCTTTGGCGGCGGCAGCTCCATTGACATCGCCAAGGTGGTGGCACAGCTCCTCGTGTTGCCCGGTGTAACGGACGATTATTTGATTAACACCACCTTTCCGAAAAAAGGAGCACCCATCATTGCCGTGCCGACTACCTCCGGGACGGGCACCGAGTGCACCATGTACTCGGTCATAACGTTTGCCAAAGACGGGATTAAGGGCTTTTTTGGCACGCCGACCATTCTGCCCGACATGGCCCTGGTGGATCCCACCCTTACCATAAGCATGCCTCCCGGCGTAACTGCTTCTACCGGTATTGATGCCCTTTCCCATGCGATTGAAACGATGATGGCCAGGCAGGAAAACCCGTTTACCGACGCCGTTGCCATAAAAGCCATCGAGCTTATTGCAGAGGCCCTGCCCGTTGCCGTCTATGAAGGGGACAACCTGGAAGCGCGGGTTAAAATGTCCTACGGTTCGATGATGGCCGGCATTGCCTTCCAGGATCCGGGCATTGTCGAAGGCCACGCCCTGGCCCACACCCTGGGTTCGGTTTACCACGTGCCGCACGGCGTCGGATGCGCCATTGCGCTGCCCTACGCCATGGAATATAACATGGGCCACTGCATGGAAAAGCTGGCCCGCATTGCCGTTGCCATGGGCCAGAACACCGCCGGCATGAGCGTCCGCCAGGCAGCCCAGACTGCGGTGTTTGCGGTTAAACAATTAATTGAGGATGTTAAACTGCCCATTACCTGGGCAAAGTACGGCAAGAAGGAAGATATACCCAAGCTGACCGACATGATGGTGGAAAGCCCGTGGATTACCGCCTTCTACGGCTGGTCCAAGCGGAAGATGACCAGGGAGGCGGCGCTGGAACTGCTGACCAGGAGCTACGAGGGACGCCTTGGCGAAGCCCTTTACTAG
- a CDS encoding hypothetical protein (containing MoCF_biosynth, Probable molybdopterin binding domain), whose translation MELNLLEKTELWITGVELDRANLNEVAAAVAGVLKLPAESVLVIDVRDGVVALDILRRKIMAEQIVGKERELLASLAAVSGVRLTPRAAVHARGILGLIAADPEQREEILERAGRLAEQVKSTAARRGMVFATGREVQEGLIEDTNSPYLIELFEKNGYRMRFGGVLPDDLETITGRLRAAAAEGYGLVVTTGGVGAEDKDFTVEGICRLDPLAETPSILHFHAGQGRHVKGGVRIAVGRAGLTTFVALPGPHDEVRLAAPVLLEGLKAGADKKHLAGALAGVLREKWRRAF comes from the coding sequence GTGGAACTGAACCTGCTGGAAAAAACCGAGTTGTGGATAACCGGCGTGGAGCTGGACAGGGCCAACCTGAACGAGGTAGCCGCCGCCGTTGCCGGCGTGCTGAAGCTGCCCGCGGAGAGCGTTCTGGTAATTGACGTGCGGGACGGCGTGGTGGCGCTGGATATTTTAAGGCGAAAAATAATGGCGGAGCAGATCGTCGGGAAGGAAAGGGAATTGCTGGCCTCCCTGGCCGCTGTAAGCGGAGTGCGGCTGACGCCCCGGGCTGCCGTTCATGCCCGGGGAATCCTCGGCCTGATTGCCGCCGACCCGGAGCAGCGGGAGGAAATCCTGGAGCGCGCCGGCCGGCTGGCCGAGCAGGTAAAATCCACTGCTGCCCGGCGGGGGATGGTTTTTGCTACGGGCCGCGAGGTGCAGGAGGGGCTGATCGAGGACACCAACTCTCCTTACCTGATCGAGCTTTTTGAGAAAAACGGTTATAGAATGCGTTTCGGCGGCGTACTGCCGGACGACCTCGAGACGATCACCGGCCGCCTGCGTGCGGCGGCCGCGGAGGGTTACGGCCTGGTGGTCACCACCGGCGGCGTGGGCGCGGAGGACAAGGACTTTACCGTGGAAGGCATCTGCCGGCTGGACCCTCTGGCCGAAACCCCGTCGATCCTGCACTTTCACGCCGGGCAGGGAAGGCATGTTAAAGGCGGTGTGCGCATTGCCGTCGGCAGGGCCGGCTTAACCACTTTTGTTGCCCTGCCCGGCCCCCACGACGAGGTGCGGCTGGCCGCCCCGGTGCTGCTGGAAGGACTAAAGGCGGGGGCGGACAAAAAGCATCTGGCCGGCGCTCTGGCAGGGGTTCTGCGGGAGAAGTGGCGCCGAGCATTTTAA
- the HycB gene encoding Fe-S-cluster (containing hydrogenase components 2), protein MSKVLVVDPSKCTGCHRCEMWCSLTKYGEINPSRSNVYVIRREPAVDVPVVCVQCGLCVDVCPVEALKRNGKTDAVVVDAESCTGCGTCVKVCPYGVLRIDEETDTAAKCDLCGGSPACAGHCPHGAIRYEDAGKAAARRREQWATAIAIKIS, encoded by the coding sequence ATGTCCAAAGTTCTGGTAGTTGACCCTTCCAAATGTACCGGCTGTCACCGCTGTGAAATGTGGTGCTCGCTGACGAAGTACGGCGAAATCAATCCATCTCGAAGCAATGTCTACGTAATCCGGCGGGAGCCGGCGGTGGATGTGCCGGTGGTCTGTGTGCAGTGCGGCCTGTGCGTGGACGTTTGCCCCGTTGAAGCGCTAAAGCGCAATGGGAAGACCGATGCGGTAGTGGTAGACGCTGAATCGTGTACGGGCTGCGGCACCTGCGTGAAGGTATGCCCTTACGGGGTGCTCAGGATCGACGAAGAAACAGATACGGCGGCCAAGTGCGACCTGTGCGGCGGTTCGCCTGCCTGCGCCGGGCACTGCCCGCATGGCGCCATCCGGTATGAGGACGCGGGCAAAGCCGCGGCCAGAAGACGGGAACAGTGGGCAACGGCCATTGCCATAAAAATCAGCTAG
- a CDS encoding aldehyde:ferredoxin oxidoreductase, with the protein MYGYTGNLLRVNLTSGEIKVEKLDEKELRKYMGCTGYAAKLLYQEMPAGVDPLAPEAKVVFATGAVTGTLCPSGGSYEVCYKSPLTGTWNEARSGGAFGPKLKYAGFDFLVVEGKAEEPVYLLIKDGRAEIKPAKHLWGLNVEETTDAIINELDDPEVSVAAIGQAGENGVLYAALINDRGRAAGRGGIGAVLGSKNLKAVVANGSGGIKVARPKEFAEVIDKAEQWLKNYPFAAIPEMGTVGLLSGNNAMGMLPTRNFQTGFFENADKVAGEVVNRKYQIKRRACYGCSFGCGRYTAVSGGKFATPPMEGPEYETADMLGPICGVDDIEAIIRGNFLCNVYGLDTISTGISIGFAMECYERGLLTDRDTDGIPLRWGDAEAVVKLVEKIAHREGIGDLLALGVKRMAEKLGPRAEDAAIHVKGLELPAHEPRVESKALAVQYAVSPRGACHMHPNWPSTWDFQVDCGMKDLGIPWPPTGGMQDESPVKGVAYRYVALQGEISEILGACIFHSWGSEGSCLTPQLYAEIMKALTGWDVTAEELVTAAERSWNLKRCFNAREGFDRKDDRLPKRISEPIPDGPSAGARVENLDRMLDAYYEAMGWDRSTGLPTAGKLKELGLEFAVG; encoded by the coding sequence ATGTACGGTTATACAGGCAATTTACTGCGGGTGAATTTGACAAGCGGCGAAATAAAGGTTGAGAAGCTGGACGAGAAAGAACTGCGCAAGTATATGGGCTGCACGGGCTACGCGGCAAAGCTGCTTTACCAGGAGATGCCGGCAGGCGTCGACCCTCTTGCCCCGGAAGCCAAGGTGGTTTTCGCCACCGGGGCCGTAACCGGAACCCTCTGCCCCAGCGGCGGCAGTTACGAGGTTTGCTACAAGTCGCCCCTGACCGGCACCTGGAACGAAGCCCGGTCGGGCGGGGCATTCGGCCCCAAGCTCAAATATGCCGGGTTTGACTTTCTGGTTGTGGAGGGCAAGGCCGAGGAGCCGGTCTACCTTTTAATTAAGGACGGCCGGGCTGAAATTAAGCCTGCCAAGCACCTGTGGGGCCTTAATGTGGAAGAGACTACAGATGCGATAATTAACGAGCTGGACGATCCGGAAGTGTCCGTGGCAGCCATCGGCCAGGCCGGCGAAAACGGTGTGCTGTACGCGGCGCTGATTAACGACAGGGGACGGGCCGCCGGCCGCGGCGGGATCGGCGCGGTGCTGGGGAGCAAGAACCTGAAAGCTGTTGTTGCCAACGGCAGCGGCGGAATCAAGGTGGCCCGCCCGAAAGAGTTTGCGGAAGTCATAGACAAGGCGGAGCAGTGGCTGAAAAACTATCCCTTTGCCGCCATTCCGGAAATGGGCACGGTAGGCTTGCTGTCCGGCAATAATGCCATGGGAATGCTTCCGACCAGAAACTTCCAGACCGGCTTTTTTGAGAATGCCGACAAGGTTGCCGGCGAAGTGGTCAACCGGAAGTACCAGATCAAAAGGCGCGCCTGCTATGGATGCAGCTTTGGCTGCGGCCGCTACACCGCGGTAAGCGGCGGCAAGTTTGCCACCCCGCCCATGGAAGGGCCGGAGTACGAAACGGCGGACATGCTGGGCCCGATTTGCGGGGTTGACGATATCGAGGCGATAATTAGGGGCAACTTCCTCTGCAATGTATACGGGCTGGACACCATCAGCACCGGCATAAGCATCGGCTTTGCCATGGAGTGTTACGAAAGAGGGCTGCTGACCGACAGGGATACAGACGGAATACCCCTGCGCTGGGGCGATGCAGAAGCGGTGGTGAAACTGGTGGAAAAAATAGCCCACCGGGAGGGCATTGGCGACCTGCTGGCGCTGGGCGTGAAACGCATGGCAGAAAAGCTCGGGCCCCGGGCTGAAGACGCGGCCATCCACGTCAAGGGCCTGGAGCTGCCGGCCCACGAGCCACGGGTGGAATCCAAAGCTCTGGCCGTTCAGTACGCCGTATCGCCGCGGGGAGCCTGCCATATGCACCCGAACTGGCCCAGCACCTGGGACTTCCAGGTTGACTGCGGCATGAAGGATCTAGGCATACCCTGGCCGCCAACGGGAGGCATGCAGGACGAGTCGCCGGTCAAAGGCGTTGCCTACCGGTACGTGGCCCTGCAGGGCGAAATCAGCGAAATCCTGGGCGCCTGCATCTTCCATTCCTGGGGCAGTGAAGGCAGTTGCCTGACGCCGCAGCTTTACGCCGAAATTATGAAAGCCCTTACCGGCTGGGACGTTACTGCCGAGGAACTGGTTACTGCCGCAGAGCGCTCTTGGAATCTCAAGCGGTGCTTTAACGCCCGCGAAGGTTTTGACCGCAAGGACGACAGGCTGCCCAAGCGGATTTCCGAGCCGATCCCGGACGGTCCTTCGGCCGGCGCCAGGGTTGAAAACCTGGACCGGATGCTGGATGCTTATTACGAAGCGATGGGCTGGGACAGGAGTACCGGCCTGCCCACCGCCGGCAAGCTGAAAGAGCTGGGTCTGGAGTTTGCCGTCGGGTAA
- the EutG gene encoding alcohol dehydrogenase (class IV), translating to MAGYSKWFRVPRDIVFGWGSLEYLKELEGKRAFIVTDKTMQELGFVDKVKSYLAEAGIESAVFNEVEPDPSRQTVKKGARLMEQFQPDLIVGLGGGSSLDAGKGMWIFYEYPDAKWEDIFVPFTGVPKLRNKARYVAIPSTSGTATEVTLAAVITNRDVVPNVKDFTLSYEVTPDIAICDPELPSTMPPAVTANTGFDVIVHAVEAYVSVNATDVTDPIALRSAAMAYKWLPLAFANGGNKEAREKMHTASLMAGFTFTNTALGLVHSTAHQIGAEYGVPHGRANAIMLPYVVQYNAPAAAARYADMAQAFGYASTDPFEGTVKFIDAVRKLQKILGIPACLKDAGIKEEDFLKKVDMLTKNAMNDGSTPANPRVPTLAEIKNIFLCAYYGNDVI from the coding sequence ATGGCAGGTTATTCGAAATGGTTCAGGGTTCCGCGGGATATAGTGTTCGGCTGGGGCAGCCTGGAATACCTTAAAGAACTGGAAGGCAAAAGGGCCTTTATAGTTACCGACAAAACCATGCAGGAGCTTGGCTTTGTGGACAAGGTGAAGAGCTACCTGGCCGAAGCCGGAATTGAAAGCGCCGTATTCAACGAAGTAGAGCCCGATCCTTCCCGGCAAACCGTGAAAAAAGGCGCCAGGCTGATGGAGCAGTTTCAGCCGGACCTGATTGTCGGGCTGGGCGGCGGCTCTTCCCTGGACGCCGGCAAGGGAATGTGGATTTTCTACGAATATCCGGATGCAAAGTGGGAAGACATTTTCGTTCCCTTCACCGGCGTGCCGAAGCTGAGAAACAAGGCCAGGTACGTGGCCATTCCTTCCACCAGCGGCACCGCCACCGAGGTAACCCTGGCGGCGGTTATCACCAACCGCGACGTTGTGCCGAACGTTAAGGACTTTACCCTTTCCTACGAGGTTACGCCGGACATTGCCATCTGCGATCCGGAGTTGCCTTCCACAATGCCACCTGCCGTCACCGCCAACACCGGCTTTGACGTGATCGTTCACGCCGTTGAGGCATACGTTTCTGTAAACGCCACCGACGTTACCGACCCGATTGCCCTGCGGTCTGCCGCCATGGCTTATAAATGGTTGCCTCTGGCCTTCGCCAACGGCGGAAACAAAGAAGCAAGGGAAAAAATGCACACGGCCTCGCTCATGGCCGGCTTTACCTTTACCAACACCGCCCTGGGGCTGGTCCACAGCACCGCCCACCAGATCGGGGCGGAATACGGCGTGCCGCACGGCCGGGCCAACGCAATCATGCTGCCGTATGTGGTGCAGTACAACGCCCCGGCGGCCGCCGCACGTTACGCCGATATGGCCCAGGCCTTCGGGTATGCTTCCACCGATCCGTTCGAGGGCACGGTCAAGTTCATCGACGCCGTCCGGAAGCTGCAAAAGATTCTGGGCATCCCTGCCTGTCTGAAGGATGCCGGCATTAAAGAAGAGGACTTCCTGAAGAAAGTGGACATGCTCACCAAGAACGCCATGAACGACGGCAGCACGCCGGCCAACCCGCGGGTCCCAACCCTGGCGGAAATCAAGAACATCTTCCTCTGCGCCTATTACGGAAACGACGTGATTTAA